A genome region from Frankineae bacterium MT45 includes the following:
- a CDS encoding ring-1,2-phenylacetyl-CoA epoxidase subunit PaaE, with protein sequence MARRDFHRLRVSAVEALTDEAAALTLEVPPALKQEFDFAAGQTVTIRVGEQRRSYSICAPLGDPLRIGVREVPGGAVSTLLVRGTKVGDTLEVQAPAGSFTPELGDAGRHVLIAAGSGITPMISIAKSILAGDPNSSVTLLYGNRGSQTVMFADELADLKDNYPSRMCLVHVLSREAQEVELFNGRLDAAKLRQLLPVTVEPSSVDGWWLCGPLGMTTDATEVLVELGVEVGRIHRELFYVEEEPPPPVQHVDAPVGPGAEVTLLLDGRHSSVTVPPGVPILDAAQRVRPDLPFACRGGVCGTCRALVTEGEVRMRRNFALEQSELDAGYVLTCQSLPTSDTVSVSFDN encoded by the coding sequence ATGGCGCGACGTGACTTTCACCGGCTGCGGGTGTCGGCTGTGGAGGCGCTCACCGACGAGGCGGCCGCCCTCACGCTGGAGGTTCCGCCCGCGCTGAAGCAGGAGTTCGACTTCGCCGCCGGGCAGACAGTGACGATCCGGGTGGGGGAGCAGCGACGCTCGTACTCCATCTGTGCGCCGCTGGGCGACCCGCTGCGCATCGGTGTCCGGGAGGTGCCCGGAGGTGCGGTCTCGACGCTGCTGGTGCGGGGTACGAAGGTTGGGGACACCCTTGAGGTCCAGGCGCCGGCCGGCTCCTTCACGCCGGAGCTCGGCGACGCGGGTCGTCATGTGCTGATCGCGGCCGGCTCCGGGATCACCCCGATGATCTCGATCGCCAAGTCCATCCTGGCCGGTGACCCGAACTCCTCAGTGACCCTTCTCTACGGCAATCGGGGGAGTCAGACGGTGATGTTCGCTGACGAGTTGGCCGACCTGAAAGACAATTACCCGTCCCGGATGTGCCTGGTGCACGTGCTCTCCCGCGAGGCCCAGGAGGTCGAGCTCTTCAATGGCCGCCTGGATGCGGCGAAGCTGCGCCAGCTGCTGCCGGTCACCGTGGAACCGTCGAGCGTCGACGGATGGTGGCTCTGCGGACCGCTCGGGATGACCACGGACGCCACCGAGGTGCTCGTCGAACTCGGGGTTGAGGTCGGGCGAATCCACCGTGAATTGTTCTACGTCGAGGAGGAGCCCCCGCCACCGGTGCAGCACGTGGACGCGCCGGTGGGGCCGGGCGCGGAGGTCACCCTGCTGCTGGACGGGCGCCACAGCAGCGTCACCGTGCCCCCCGGCGTCCCGATCCTCGACGCCGCCCAGCGGGTCCGTCCGGATCTGCCGTTCGCCTGCCGCGGCGGCGTCTGCGGGACCTGCCGGGCGCTGGTCACCGAGGGCGAGGTGCGCATGCGCCGTAACTTCGCCCTGGAGCAGAGCGAACTCGACGCCGGATACGTGCTCACCTGCCAGTCGCTGCCGACGAGCGACACGGTTTCTGTGAGCTTCGACAACTAG
- a CDS encoding iron(III) transport system ATP-binding protein, with amino-acid sequence MTDDDNGGLLVTSLAASHGEQLVLRHVDLRVPQRALACILGPSGCGKTTLLRAIAGFHVPSSGTITLNDRVLDTASGTHLPAEKRRIGYIPQDVGLFPHLTVRGNIAFGLRRGDRSGRERRLVELMELTDLNGLSRRYPHELSGGQQQRVAIARALAADPELLLLDEPFSALDSHLRARVRAEVVDLLRATGTTAVMVTHDAAEALAFADLITVMEQGRVLQSGTPQQLHDQPTSATVARALGEANVLAATWAPQGALTCLGSMSLTAGPPQAPFEVLIRPRQLSVEAIADGADAVAEVRRSSFQGEDHRLELTAKSSGDTLVAYSRTPFTIGAGVAVSVAGPVHPMSVSVSPA; translated from the coding sequence GTGACCGACGATGACAACGGTGGCCTTCTCGTTACCAGTCTGGCCGCCTCGCACGGAGAGCAACTCGTTCTGCGGCATGTCGATCTGCGGGTACCACAGCGGGCCCTGGCCTGCATTCTCGGTCCGTCGGGCTGCGGCAAGACGACGCTGCTGCGGGCCATCGCCGGTTTCCACGTCCCGTCCAGCGGCACCATCACGCTGAACGATCGTGTCCTCGACACCGCGAGCGGAACCCATCTGCCGGCCGAGAAGCGCCGCATCGGTTACATACCGCAGGATGTCGGACTCTTCCCGCACCTCACCGTCCGGGGCAACATCGCCTTCGGACTTCGCCGCGGGGATCGGTCGGGGCGGGAGCGGAGATTGGTCGAGCTCATGGAGTTGACCGATCTGAACGGGCTGTCCCGGCGCTATCCGCACGAACTCTCCGGCGGGCAGCAGCAGCGGGTCGCCATAGCCCGGGCGCTCGCCGCTGACCCCGAGCTGCTGCTCCTCGACGAGCCCTTCAGCGCCCTGGACTCCCACCTGCGGGCCCGGGTGCGCGCCGAGGTGGTGGACCTGCTGCGCGCCACCGGGACGACGGCGGTGATGGTGACTCACGACGCCGCGGAGGCGCTGGCCTTCGCCGACCTGATCACGGTGATGGAGCAGGGTCGGGTGTTGCAGAGCGGGACCCCGCAGCAACTGCATGACCAGCCGACTTCGGCCACGGTCGCGCGGGCACTCGGCGAAGCGAACGTCCTCGCGGCCACCTGGGCACCGCAGGGGGCGCTGACCTGCCTCGGGTCGATGTCGCTCACCGCTGGTCCGCCGCAGGCGCCGTTCGAGGTTCTCATTCGACCCCGGCAGTTATCGGTCGAGGCGATTGCCGACGGCGCCGACGCGGTCGCAGAGGTTCGGCGCAGCAGCTTCCAGGGCGAGGACCATCGCCTGGAGTTGACGGCCAAGAGCAGCGGCGACACTCTCGTCGCCTACAGCCGGACTCCGTTCACGATCGGCGCCGGGGTCGCGGTCAGCGTGGCCGGCCCGGTTCATCCGATGAGCGTCTCAGTCAGCCCGGCCTGA
- a CDS encoding ABC-2 family transporter protein produces MSTNAVLDEQSLPAVPPLSDRAQAQPVTLGRVLNSEWIKFRTLRSTLAVLFTAIGGMLLIAVVVGYNTRRITFDIHPDDIVPSSVLQGYYLAQLLIGALGVLFVTGEYSTGMIRSTFAAVPQRVPVVWAKLGVFVVISLVTMVITSLVAFLASEAIIGHYRTGYSLSDPGVLRVVVGTGVYLTLIGVIGMMLGWIVRSTPGALVAYIATILVLPVLFGNGLGSWGRHIARYLPSEAGGSFVSSLRDPSSLTPWRGLAVMAIWTIVAIVAGALLLRRRDA; encoded by the coding sequence ATGAGCACGAACGCCGTCCTGGATGAGCAGTCGCTCCCCGCCGTCCCGCCGTTGTCGGACCGAGCTCAAGCTCAGCCGGTCACCCTCGGCCGGGTCCTGAACTCGGAGTGGATCAAGTTCCGCACTCTCCGCTCCACCCTTGCCGTTCTCTTCACAGCCATCGGCGGGATGCTTCTCATCGCCGTCGTGGTCGGCTACAACACCCGGCGGATCACCTTCGACATCCACCCTGACGACATCGTCCCGTCGTCGGTACTCCAGGGCTACTACCTGGCCCAGCTGCTCATCGGTGCCCTCGGGGTTCTCTTCGTCACCGGCGAGTACAGCACCGGCATGATTCGCTCCACCTTCGCAGCGGTGCCGCAGCGGGTACCGGTCGTCTGGGCCAAGCTGGGCGTCTTCGTCGTTATCTCGCTGGTCACCATGGTCATCACCAGCCTCGTCGCCTTTCTCGCCTCGGAGGCGATCATCGGCCACTATCGAACCGGCTACTCCCTCAGCGATCCTGGAGTGCTTCGGGTCGTCGTCGGAACCGGTGTGTACCTCACGCTGATCGGCGTCATCGGGATGATGCTCGGCTGGATAGTGCGCAGCACGCCGGGCGCCCTGGTCGCGTACATCGCGACGATCCTGGTGCTTCCGGTCCTCTTCGGCAATGGCCTCGGCAGTTGGGGACGCCACATCGCGCGATACCTCCCGAGCGAGGCCGGCGGCAGTTTCGTCAGCAGCCTGCGGGATCCGTCATCGCTGACGCCCTGGCGGGGCCTGGCCGTCATGGCGATCTGGACCATCGTCGCGATCGTCGCCGGGGCGTTGCTCTTGAGGCGCCGCGACGCCTGA
- a CDS encoding iron(III) transport system permease protein — MTAIQLRAASSPWHPARWRRPSLLAICAIAVLLCVAIPLIFVAVQASQAGWAPTLRLAHRPLVRILVLHTVTLTLAVTASTAVIGFAAAYLVERTDLPLRRSVGFLLVLPLAVPEFVQGFSWVSLTSTVRGFSGAVLVMTCSLYPLVYLPVVASLRRSDPSLEEVSRSLGHGRLSTLVRVTIPLTRTALGGGVLLVSLYLLGEYGAFAALRFQTFATAIYTEYRVAYDTAAASTLTMMLCVLALLLVSTEARLTGRGRATRGGSDGRAASRVSLGWGRWPALAALIALLGAALGVPIAALIDWFTTGTSGTLPPASIFADARNTLGYALAAAGIATLAALPVALYSWRRRTRLAVAVERGAYLTRALPGIAIGLSIVFVTIHYARPFYQQPPMLVAGYVALFFPLALTGLRAGLAAVPNGVEEVARSLGASRWRVLCRVTLPLIAPALGVAVALVALSASTELTATLLLRPIGTETLATQFWSYTTGLAYGAAAPYAAVMIGLSAIPVVLLARRGVLQ; from the coding sequence GTGACGGCTATCCAGTTGCGCGCAGCGTCGTCGCCGTGGCACCCGGCCCGCTGGCGACGGCCGTCGCTGCTGGCGATCTGCGCCATCGCGGTACTGCTGTGCGTCGCGATACCCCTTATCTTTGTGGCTGTTCAGGCCAGCCAGGCCGGTTGGGCGCCGACGCTGCGCCTGGCCCACCGGCCGCTGGTACGAATCCTCGTCCTGCACACCGTCACCCTTACCTTGGCCGTCACCGCGAGCACCGCCGTGATCGGCTTCGCGGCGGCCTACCTGGTGGAGCGGACCGACCTGCCGCTGCGCCGCAGCGTAGGTTTCCTGCTCGTCCTCCCGTTGGCGGTGCCGGAGTTCGTCCAGGGATTCTCGTGGGTCTCACTCACCTCCACGGTGCGCGGGTTCTCCGGCGCCGTGCTGGTGATGACCTGCTCGCTGTACCCGCTGGTGTACCTGCCGGTCGTGGCCAGCCTGCGCCGCAGTGACCCGTCGCTTGAGGAGGTGTCCCGCAGTCTCGGGCATGGACGCCTCAGCACGCTGGTCCGGGTGACGATCCCGCTGACCCGTACCGCGCTCGGCGGTGGCGTCCTCCTCGTCTCCCTCTACCTTCTCGGTGAATACGGTGCCTTCGCCGCGCTGCGCTTTCAGACCTTCGCCACCGCCATCTACACCGAATACCGGGTTGCCTACGACACGGCCGCCGCCTCCACGTTGACGATGATGCTCTGCGTACTCGCGCTGCTGCTGGTCTCCACCGAGGCGCGGCTGACCGGCCGGGGCCGGGCGACCCGCGGCGGCTCGGACGGCCGGGCAGCGAGTCGGGTCTCGCTCGGCTGGGGACGCTGGCCTGCCCTAGCGGCATTGATCGCGTTGTTGGGGGCCGCGCTTGGGGTGCCGATCGCCGCCCTCATCGACTGGTTCACCACCGGAACGTCCGGGACGCTGCCACCGGCGTCGATCTTCGCCGATGCCCGCAACACCCTCGGCTACGCGCTGGCGGCGGCAGGCATCGCCACCCTGGCTGCGCTGCCGGTCGCGCTCTACTCCTGGCGGCGCCGGACCCGCCTGGCCGTCGCCGTCGAGCGGGGTGCGTACCTGACCCGCGCCCTCCCTGGTATCGCCATCGGACTCTCAATCGTCTTCGTGACGATTCACTACGCGCGCCCGTTCTACCAGCAGCCCCCGATGCTGGTCGCCGGCTACGTTGCCCTCTTCTTCCCGCTTGCCCTCACCGGCCTGCGGGCCGGGCTCGCCGCCGTCCCCAACGGTGTTGAGGAGGTCGCGCGCTCCCTCGGTGCCTCCCGGTGGCGGGTCCTCTGTCGGGTCACCCTGCCACTGATTGCGCCCGCCCTGGGTGTGGCAGTGGCGCTGGTCGCGCTATCGGCCAGCACCGAACTCACCGCCACCCTGCTGCTGCGCCCGATCGGAACCGAGACGCTAGCCACCCAGTTCTGGAGCTACACCACGGGCCTCGCCTACGGTGCCGCCGCCCCGTACGCCGCAGTCATGATCGGCCTCTCAGCGATCCCGGTCGTGCTGCTGGCCCGTCGCGGGGTGTTGCAGTGA
- a CDS encoding ABC-2 type transport system ATP-binding protein: protein MINAAGLCKRYGDKMAVQDLTFVVRPGIVTGFLGPNGAGKSTTMRMILGLDAPSSGSVTVNGRPYAEHARPLREVGALLEARAVHTGRSARNHLLAMAATTGIGRRRVDEVIELAGLSAVADKRVGAFSLGMGQRLGIASALLADPRTLILDEPVNGLDPDGIRWIRNLLKGLAEDGRTVFLSSHLMSEMALTADHVIVVGKGRLLRDESMSDFIASAAADTVRVRSPQRAQLAEVLLAEGAKVSPLADDGLEVEGLSREQVGHLAAAAGLTLFELFTQSASLEEAYMALTEESIDFRSDRGGSDAELATAGVNR, encoded by the coding sequence GTGATCAACGCTGCTGGATTGTGTAAGCGCTACGGCGACAAGATGGCGGTGCAGGACCTCACCTTCGTGGTGCGTCCGGGAATCGTCACTGGATTTCTCGGACCGAATGGAGCTGGGAAGTCCACAACAATGCGGATGATTCTCGGCCTGGACGCGCCGAGCTCCGGGTCGGTCACGGTCAATGGGCGGCCGTACGCCGAGCATGCCCGTCCGCTGCGGGAGGTCGGCGCGCTGCTGGAGGCACGGGCGGTCCACACCGGCCGGTCGGCCCGCAATCACCTCCTCGCGATGGCCGCGACCACCGGGATCGGGCGCCGCCGGGTTGACGAGGTGATCGAGCTCGCCGGCCTGAGCGCGGTGGCCGACAAGCGAGTCGGCGCCTTCTCCCTCGGCATGGGGCAGCGGCTGGGCATCGCCTCGGCGCTGCTGGCCGATCCGCGGACGCTGATCCTCGACGAGCCGGTGAACGGACTGGATCCGGATGGCATTCGCTGGATCCGCAACCTGTTGAAGGGGCTGGCTGAGGACGGACGTACGGTCTTCCTCTCCTCGCACCTGATGAGCGAGATGGCGCTCACCGCCGATCACGTGATCGTCGTCGGAAAGGGGCGGCTGCTCCGGGACGAGTCGATGAGCGACTTCATCGCGAGCGCCGCCGCTGACACCGTCCGGGTGCGCTCACCCCAGCGCGCCCAGTTGGCCGAGGTACTGCTGGCCGAGGGCGCGAAGGTCAGCCCGCTCGCCGACGACGGGCTCGAGGTTGAGGGTCTGAGCCGGGAGCAGGTCGGCCACCTCGCCGCCGCGGCGGGCCTCACCCTCTTCGAACTCTTCACCCAGTCCGCTTCGCTCGAGGAGGCCTACATGGCGCTCACCGAGGAGTCGATCGACTTCCGTTCCGACCGCGGCGGCTCTGACGCCGAGCTCGCCACCGCAGGAGTGAACCGATGA
- a CDS encoding iron(III) transport system substrate-binding protein, translated as MNHYSRTANFGPVLIGVGALIGVAALSACSSDGASSATAASGTSVAGQTITVYSGQHPETTQLLVDDFHRSTGVTVRLKSSDEASLAGQLLQESSASPADVFYAENPPALTTVQQHNLLTAVDASTLAQVPANVSSAKGDWVGVSARTAAFAANNSVPAADLPTSVYDLAGPAWKGKLGIAPAETDFSPIVTEIINAKGTAAASAWLTGLKNNSKVFDDNETLIAAIDKGEVKGGIVDHYYWYRLRDEVGAQKVQSSLHYFAEGDPGAFVDVSGAAVLASSHHKAAAQAFLAYLVSERAQKIIATSHSYEYPLRPGVTSATNLKPLASISPIASPTELGDGKPALDLLQSVGLL; from the coding sequence GTGAACCACTATTCTCGGACCGCCAATTTCGGCCCAGTTCTCATCGGAGTCGGCGCCCTGATCGGAGTGGCAGCGCTCTCCGCCTGCAGCTCGGACGGCGCCTCCTCCGCCACCGCGGCCAGCGGCACCAGCGTCGCCGGCCAGACGATCACCGTCTACAGCGGCCAGCACCCCGAGACAACCCAGCTACTGGTCGATGACTTCCACCGCAGCACCGGCGTCACCGTGCGCTTGAAGTCCTCTGACGAAGCCTCGCTGGCCGGCCAACTGCTCCAAGAGTCCTCGGCCAGCCCGGCCGACGTCTTCTACGCCGAGAACCCGCCGGCGCTGACAACGGTCCAGCAGCACAACCTCCTCACCGCAGTTGATGCCTCGACGCTGGCCCAAGTCCCCGCCAACGTGAGCTCGGCCAAGGGCGACTGGGTGGGCGTCTCAGCGCGTACCGCCGCGTTCGCCGCCAACAACTCCGTCCCGGCGGCCGACCTCCCCACCTCGGTCTACGACCTCGCCGGCCCCGCCTGGAAGGGGAAGCTCGGGATCGCACCGGCCGAGACCGACTTCTCCCCGATCGTCACCGAGATCATCAATGCCAAGGGAACGGCGGCGGCCAGTGCGTGGCTCACCGGCCTGAAGAACAACAGCAAGGTCTTCGACGACAACGAGACACTCATCGCCGCCATCGACAAGGGTGAGGTGAAGGGCGGAATCGTCGACCACTACTACTGGTACCGCCTCCGCGACGAGGTCGGTGCGCAGAAGGTACAGAGTTCGCTGCACTACTTCGCCGAAGGCGATCCAGGTGCGTTCGTGGACGTCTCCGGCGCGGCGGTCCTGGCCTCCAGTCACCACAAGGCGGCTGCTCAGGCCTTCCTCGCCTACCTGGTGAGCGAGCGGGCCCAGAAGATCATCGCCACCTCGCATTCGTACGAGTACCCGCTACGCCCCGGAGTCACCTCGGCGACCAACCTGAAACCGCTGGCCAGCATCAGCCCGATCGCTTCACCGACCGAGCTGGGAGACGGGAAGCCCGCCCTCGACCTGCTCCAGTCCGTCGGTCTGCTCTGA
- a CDS encoding ring-1,2-phenylacetyl-CoA epoxidase subunit PaaD, protein MVILSLDRELAWRVAAGVPDPELPMVSLAELGILRRVDCTTLDDGGCRATVTITPTYSGCPAMREMSLDLQRHLRDAGFEEVVVRTSLSPPWSSDWITPVGREKLAAADVAPPNPTVARPSGPVPLTLTRPVRQVACPRCGSTQTRETSPFGATACTALYRCGACQEPFEYVKEI, encoded by the coding sequence ATGGTGATCCTCTCGCTCGATAGAGAACTGGCCTGGCGGGTCGCGGCCGGCGTCCCCGACCCGGAGCTGCCGATGGTGTCACTGGCCGAACTCGGCATCCTGCGGCGCGTCGACTGCACGACACTCGACGACGGCGGGTGCCGGGCCACGGTGACGATCACCCCTACTTATTCGGGGTGTCCGGCGATGCGCGAGATGAGCCTCGACCTGCAGCGGCACCTGCGGGACGCCGGATTCGAGGAGGTGGTCGTGCGGACCAGCCTCTCGCCGCCGTGGAGCAGCGACTGGATCACCCCAGTCGGGCGGGAGAAACTTGCGGCGGCCGACGTCGCCCCGCCGAACCCGACCGTGGCCCGCCCCAGCGGCCCGGTGCCGCTCACCCTGACCAGACCCGTGCGTCAGGTCGCCTGCCCGCGCTGCGGCTCCACCCAGACCCGCGAGACGTCACCCTTCGGGGCGACCGCCTGCACAGCGCTCTACCGCTGCGGCGCCTGCCAGGAGCCGTTCGAGTACGTCAAGGAGATCTAG